A window of Chiloscyllium plagiosum isolate BGI_BamShark_2017 chromosome 2, ASM401019v2, whole genome shotgun sequence genomic DNA:
aacaaaatgcGCATTACATCAGAAgtaacttgattgtgttttttgataaagtaacaaagaggactgacaagggcagagcagtagacgtgatctatatgaacttcagtcaggcgttcgacaaggttcctcactggagactagttagcaaggttagatctcatggactacagggagaactaaccatttggatacagaactggctcaaaggtagaaggcagagggtggtggtggaaggttgtttttcagactggaggttatgaccagtggagtgccacaaggatcggtgctgggtccactgcttttcgtaatttatataaatgatttgaatgtgaacataggaggtatagttcgtaagtttgcagatgacaccaaaattagaggtgtagtgaacagtgaagaaggttacctcagagtacaacgggatcttgatcggatgggctaatggactgaggagtgggagatggagtttaatttgcataaatgcaaggtactgcattttggaaaagcaattcagggcaggacttatacacttaatggtaaggttctagggagtgttgctgaacagagaccttggaatgcaggttcatagatccttgaaagtagagccacaGATAAATAGGCTAGTGAAGGCagagtttgatatgctttcctttattggtcaaagtattgagtataagtgttgggaggtcatgttgcagatgtacaggacattggttaagccacttttggaatattgcatgcaattctggtctccttcctatcagaaggatgctgtgaaacttgaaagggttcagaaaaaatttataaggatgttgtcagggttggagggtttgagctacagggagaggctgaataagctggggctgtcttcccaggagtgtcgaaggctgaggggtgacctgaaagaggtttataaatcacaaaggccatggataggataaatagacaatgtcttttccctggggtgagggagcccagaactagaaggcataggtttaggggtaagatataaaagggagctaaggggcaattttttcatgcagagggtgatgcgtgtatacaatgagctgccagaggaagtggtgaaggctggtacaattgcagcatttaaaaggcatctggatgagtgtataagtacaaagggtttagagggatatggaccaagtgctggcaaatgggactacactaggttaggatatctggtcagcatggacgagttggactgaagggtctgtttctgtgctgtatttctctatgactctatgacctggaaGGACATTTAGAATGTCGTCAATTGTAATGTAGGGAAACACAATAGCCAATATGTACCCAGTAAGATTTGGCACACAGCTAAGATCAAACAAGCCACATTAGTAACACTGATTGAAAGATATATATTGATTGCCAGGTACTCCCATTGGTTTCCTTCATACTTTCTCTTTAGTCATAGTTACAGTAGAAATTTGTGACATTCAGTGCATATTCTCAATTAATAATTAAAGTACCTCTTCTTCCACCATTGCTCTTTTCTGTGCAGACCAGGTGTAGTCAGGATAGTGTGCTATACTTGTGGCACTGCCAAAATCACAGAGTTTGATTGTGCCTTGATGACTAACCAAGAGGTTTTCGACCTGTATTAAAGAAGAAACAGTGGAACAAAATTAAGACCAGTAAATATGACACTGTGAGACAACTGAGTCAGAATTTTAGTTGAAATGTCTATGGCAGGTGATGCTTTAAATAAAACTAATGCAACCTTAACTTTTACAGCCATAACTTGCAAGGCTGTATGTTCCAAAAGGTCTATGCATTTTGATTTTACTGTGTCTTACTTTTGCTGCAATgtacaaacaaaaaaatgcttttaTTCATAACAGTGCTATCCTCTGGATATTAGGACATTCCATAAGCATCAACTGGAAAAAACACTGAGTCTGAAAGCTACACCAGTCTGCTTTCAATGTGAAATTAAATCATATCCTTCGATTTGGGATTCAATTTAAGAAACAAATATAAAATAGGTACAATTGAGTTCTGTCAGAGAGTTCAAATCATTAGTACGTCAAACCAAAATTGTTAGGTGAACAACATTTTACAAGTCTTGGTAATTCCAAAATATCTCGACATTTGGCAGAGTGAAGAGAAAGAATCACAGTACTAGCGGTTTCTATTCATTCTAAGATTATACAGCACAAGTCATCCACTCAATTGTAAGACTATTAAGATGCAGGAGCAAAaataggttattcagcccattgagtctgaccTGATAATCCACAACTCTACTTTCGTGCATTGTCCTCATAACCCTCAATcccacaatgattaaaaatgtgtcctcctctgccttgaatatatgtgaattccatagattcattactgctgagaaaagaaattcatctTCACGAGTCTTATTTTAGGCTACATACTTCACTAATCCTCTCTCGCTTGGCTACTTATTACAGTCTTTCAGCATACATTTCTATTGCACTTTCCTTTCATACATTTGCTTcgatgccttttgaaagtctgaAAGGTAAATTACATCAACTGCTTGAGATCACACCCTTAAGCTAGGGCTGGCCGATTTGGACCAGGTCCAGGGTCAGGGATAGGCACAAGGATCCAACAGACAGTAAAGGAGGAGCCTCACCATTTGTTCAACAAGTTCAAAGCTCTTGCAACTTTTGCAGATGGTGGGGCGGTTTCTTTTTACAAGGTGGACGAGCGAACTAACTATGGCGCTGAAGTATGAGTAGCCATTGCAGCAAGTGCAGTAAAtaggaatgaaaacagaaaattctgaagaaatttagcagtctggcagcatctgtggagggaaaaacaGAGTTGGTGCTTTGAATCAATGATGATTCTTTCTCAGAACTCTGTTGAAATGGGGGTCCGAAGAAGAATTATTGcagactcaaaactttaattttatttctctctctctgtgttacaGTAAACAATGGATTATTAAAAGGTTATGAATTAATGAatgtatgaatgaataaatagaaaCACAGTATTAATGAATATTGTGAGCTGATGAGTGAGTTAGTAAAGATAGCTATAACAACATCTCAcaggggtgacatgattgagggaTACAAAACTGAAGGTAGAGagagtagacaggaggaacctgtttcccttggcagagaaTTCAAAATTTAGCTGTCTGTCAGCGTCTATGGAGGGAAacacagagttgatgttttgagtcagTAATTATTCTTTTTCAAAACTCTCTTGAAATTGGGTTCCGAAGATTAGTTATttcacaaaacattaattctgtttttctctctgtaggtgctgccagacctgctaaatttctccaacacttgtttttaattcagaattccagcatctgcaatattttgctttcactgAAGTAAACTTGAGATAGCTGTAGTAACGGACAATATaatcagagagacagacacagttCTCTGCAGCCAGGTGCAAGAGTCTTGTTGACTGTGTTGTCTAGCTGGTGCTAGGGTTTGTGATAAGTGGTTGATGTTGGAGAGAAACTGAGAGGAACAGTCCATCTAAGCACCAACTAATAAGTCTAAAAAAGAGGTTCTTCGTAGCAAAGCTGTTACAAGCTAAGTTTTAAAAGTAGAACTTCAAAGATAATAATTGTGACATTGTTGGAGAATTCACCAGCAAACTAGCATAGgataaataaaattaaggagttGAACATATGGCTCAAAGACTCGTGCGGGAGAAATTATTTCAATTCATGGGACACATGGAAAGCAAGAGATGAACGTGAACACTAAGGTTCTGCTGAGTTATTTAATAGTGTACTCCAAATAGAATAGTTGGAGCAATGAATCATGTGAGGGAAGAAGCAGCAATTAAAGGAAATGGATAAGGTAAACTGAAATATCGTAACAAAGGTAATAATAATCAGAATGTGAGAGGAAGGAACAAAGCTGACAAATTTACAAGCACAGCAGCACATATGGCTAGAGTTTGCAAAAACGTTAACAAAATCCTAAAGGACCTGTATCTGAATGTTCACAGCATTTATAACAAAAGAGACGACTTGTCAGCTCAAGTAGAAATTATTAAGGTAAATGTTAAAACTGACATAATCCCAGAGAACCAGAGGGCTTCTCCCTCATTACAGAAAGACAACTGGtgtggtttaacttgaggatcaccatgcctcagacaaaTTGGGCCATTCATGGCAAACTAATCCAGTCCAGGAATTGTACCTGCACTAGTTGGTGTCACTTTCCATCGCAaatcagctaactgagctaaccgactttCTACTGAGATAAGTACATGTGAAATGATAGTCATTAAAGAGGTGTGGCTGCAAGGTGACTAATGATGGAAATTGGAATTACAAGCTCTAAATCACAAACGTGTCGAAAGGAAATTTTACACCTCAGTATCCAGTAATAGAAGGCAACAACAGCGGAAGGATTACAACTGGCAATACACAAAATTACAAGCATGATGGATATGTGTGGGTTTAAAGGATATTACAGAAAAAGGGTAGGGCAAAACTGGAGAGGGATCTGACGATGAGAAAACAGAAATCAATACTTTGCTTCAGCAGGAGCCAATACATAAGTGACAAGTGAACATAGTTTGTTACAAATTAAGTCACTTGCTGAAAGATCTCAGCTTAGATCCTAGAATGCAGGAAACCAGCAAAGAGTTTTTGAAATAGTCATGCCTTGAGATTGCGAGGGCATGGATGAACCTTCTCATTCTGTACTGCCACATTTTGCTATGAGCATTTGGAAATCTAAAAAAAGAATGTAGTGAAGAATTAAGCCAGAAATAAGAAAACTCAGATTCTTGCtcttttccaaaagaaaatttcATTTATATAATCATTGTATCATTCAGAAATGCATTATTATTTTGACATTGCTAAGGGTGCAAAAGCTGTTCCATACTTTGAGATCTCGGTGAATGATTGGTGGTTTCTGTTTGTGCATATGTTGCACTCCACGACAGGTCTGATAGAATATCTTCAGCACCGTGTTACATGGCAGTGGACTATTTGCTTCAGCTCTCTTCAAAAATTCAACCAACTGGCCTAGAAACAAAACAGAGCAACTGTTGAATAGCaatggaaagaactgcagatgccagagatgaaaacagaagttgctggaaaagctcagcagatctggcagcacctgtgaagagaaatcaaggttaacattccaggtgcggtgatccttcctcaaaacCGCTAAACAGCTGTTTTGTATCAAGTTGTAAAATTTCTATTCATCAGACTAAACATCAACCAAATAACATCCACAAAGTATTAAGCAAATTTATTTTACATCCATTCCAATATTTAACTTTACCTTTACATAGTTCAGTGAGTATAAGATATTCTCCTTGTCCAGTATCAGATTCTTCTTTCCCTATGGAAGCTGCTGAGTTAAACTGTACAACGTTTGGATGCCCTGAAAGCTTTTTCTGAAGTTGCTTGGTTAAGGATTATATAGTTCATTAAGCTATAAAAGGTGTGTAAACATTTAACGTTTGTTCATCTTTGATAAGAATGTGTAATCTTTTAAAACTATTGTGCACACTGCAGAACATGAGGAAAATGTGACAAATGAAATGGTGAATGCAGCAATTCTGCATTCTTTATAACATTGCTGGTCTACCCCAACTTAAAGCCTCAGTGAAGTGTGGATAATCAGGACAAAAATGTTTTCCAAGTACATCTGAATAACCATTTATTTTGATGATTGTTATGGATcacaaaatgacaaacagctctTAATCATCTTTAGATTAGTagagaggctcagtggttagcactgcagcctcacggcgccagggacccgggtccaattctagcctcgggcaactgtctgtgtggagtttgcacattctccccatgtctgcgtgggtttcctcacacagtccaaagatgtgcaggtcaggtgaattggccatgctaaattgcccgtagtgttaggtgcattagtcagagggaaatgggtctgggtgggttactctttggagggtcggtatggacttgttgaggcgaagggcctgtttccacattgtagggaatctaatctaatctaatcttaaacaaAACTGCTCAAGATGAGGATGTGGTCCATGTAGTAAGCACCCAGTATTAGAGAGGTATATTAATGAGTAATATACAACAACCAGTAATAGCAGCAACATTGTCTCCCCTGCTGTTATTGCATATCTTgaagactgattttttttccttacaTTCATCATTGTACAAACTCTTATTTCTACTCTGTACATACATGATCTGCATTGCTGTTTCTCCTCtcatttagtaattaataaactcagtCTTTTTGTCAATTCAGAAAAATGCCCATGTTGATTTGGATCTGGGGTAAACGTTTCCGCAAGGAAATGGATCTTTTCTGAACTAATCTTGTGGAGACCAACTGCAGGGAGgttggtgaataaagaagggtaGCCAGTTCAACCTGCCTCTCCTGGGGGTTTAAGATGTTTGGGTATTCTGTCTGGGACTGTAACAAATTGGGGAACCTCATCCGGAATAGGTAGTAATGTTAGTCATGTCAGCCTATGGTATGGCTAGAACATCGGGCAAAACTTACAGCTTCAGAGCACTGCAGGATTACCACATTATAAGCATTACCCTTTTCTTTCTTAAAGAATTGGGCACCAGTGCCCTATATTGCAATGGCCATTCCCTCCCTACCCCACCAAAAATcattgggttttttaaaaaatcctctcATAGGAtatgggcgtcgctggctaggtcagcatttattgcccatccctaataaccCAGCAggtacttaagagtcaaccacattgctgtgggtctggagtcacatgtaggccagaccagataagagtggcagtttccttccctaaaagatatttgtggacgagatgggtttttccgacaatcaacaattgTTAAGACCCAGAATtcccagattctttattgaattcacaatccaccatctgccatggttccCAGAACAATAACAGTCTTACAATAAAACCTCTTGGTCATTGCATCCCTTCTACTATTGGCCCTTCAAT
This region includes:
- the LOC122565187 gene encoding cyclin-G-associated kinase-like — protein: MKKLSGHPNVVQFNSAASIGKEESDTGQGEYLILTELCKGQLVEFLKRAEANSPLPCNTVLKIFYQTCRGVQHMHKQKPPIIHRDLKVENLLVSHQGTIKLCDFGSATSIAHYPDYTWSAQKRAMVEEEITRNTTPMYRTPEIIDLYSNYPINEKQDIWALGCILYLLCFKQHPFEDGAKLGIVNGKYSIPVNDLRYTVFHDLIRKYHV